The proteins below are encoded in one region of Oncorhynchus kisutch isolate 150728-3 linkage group LG14, Okis_V2, whole genome shotgun sequence:
- the LOC109903737 gene encoding palmitoyltransferase ZDHHC3 yields the protein MRKSPANRCRDIERQAGYLQPEHCAPPPTLPHSDTMWFIRDCCGIVCGVITWCLVFYAEFVVLFVVLLPAKNLLYSLINGALFSVLAFLALASHTRAMCTDPGAVPKGNATKEFIESLQLKPGQVVYKCPKCCSIKPDRAHHCSVCKRCIKKMDHHCPWVNNCVGEKNQKFFVLFTMYIALISLHALVMVAFHFIFCFESDWTKCSTFSPPATVILLILLCFEGLLFLIFTSVMFGTQVHSICADETGIEQLKKEERRWAKRTKWMNMRVVFGHPFSIAWLSPFATPDHGKADYYQYVV from the exons ATGAGGAAGAGTCCGGCAAACCGTTGCAGGGACATCGAGAGGCAAGCCGGCTACCTGCAGCCCGAGCACTGCGCCCCTCCCCCAACCCTCCCCCACTCCGACACCATGTGGTTCATCCGCGACTGCTGCGGCATCGTATGCGGCGTCATCACCTGGTGCCTGGTGTTCTATGCCGAGTTCGTGGTGCTCTTCGTCGTGCTGCTGCCTGCCAAGAACCTGCTCTATAGTCTAATCAACGGTGCACTGTTCAGTGTCCTCGCCTTCCTCGCCCTGGCCTCACACACCCGGGCCATGTGCACAGACCCG GGTGCGGTGCCTAAAGGGAACGCGACCAAGGAGTTTATCGAGAGCCTGCAGCTCAAGCCCGGTCAGGTGGTCTACAAATGTCCCAAGTGTTGCAGTATCAAGCCCGACAGAGCTCACCACTGCAG TGTGTGTAAACGCTGTATCAAGAAGATGGACCACCATTGCCCATGGGTAAACAACTGCGTAGGAGAGAAGAACCAGAAATTCTTTGTGCTTTTCACA ATGTACATTGCACTGATATCCCTCCATGCCCTGGTCATGGTTGCCTTTCATTTTATCTTCTGCTTTGAGTCGGACTGGACGA AGTGCAGTACATTCTCTCCTCCAGCGACcgtcatcctcctcatcctcctctgctTTGAGGGACTCCTCTTCCTCATTTTTACCTCAGTGATGTTTGGGACCCAGGTCCATTCCATCTGTGCCGATGAGACA GGCATAGAGCAGTtgaaaaaggaggagaggagatgggctAAAAGGACAAAGTGGATGAACATGAGGGTGGTATTTGGCCATCCGTTCTCTATAGCCTGGCTAAGTCCCTTTGCAACACCTGACCACGGGAAGGCAGACTATTACCAGTACGTTGTCTGA
- the LOC109903736 gene encoding tetranectin, whose protein sequence is MEFRRTCLVFGILLLVNCSFQQAFPTKKMVKKDEGKGAAIEELQKQINDIVQDLNIMKEQQALQSVCLKGVKVHGKCFLAEPLKKSYHTAFDDCIALGGVLGTPLSKDQNDQLSDYVHQSIGPGEQIWLGISDMVTEGNWMDQTGNSILYKNWDSGSRSPKTDRSQNCVILSEATGGKWLDKNCREEKASVCEFNIV, encoded by the exons ATGGAGTTCAGAAGAACCTGTTTGGTTTTTGGAATACTCCTCTTGGTGAACTGCTCATTCCAGCAGGCTTTCCCTACGAAGAAAATGGTTAAAAAGG ATGAAGGCAAAGGCGCAGCCATAGAGGAGCTGCAGAAGCAGATCAATGACATTGTTCAGGATCTAAATATTATGAAGGAGCAACAGGCTTTGCAGTCAG TTTGTTTGAAAGGGGTCAAGGTTCATGGCAAGTGTTTCCTGGCTGAGCCGCTGAAGAAAAGCTACCACACAGCCTTTGACGACTGCATTGCCCTGGGGGGTGTACTTGGTACCCCCTTGTCCAAGGACCAGAACGACCAGCTCAGCGACTACGTCCACCAGAGCATCGGCCCAGGCGAGCAGATCTGGCTGGGCATCAGCGACATGGTGACTGAGGGCAACTGGATGGATCAGACGGGTAACAGCATCCTCTACAAGAACTGGGACTCTGGTTCCAGATCCCCAAAAACAGATCGTTCCCAGAACTGTGTCATCCTCTCGGAGGCCACTGGTGGGAAATGGTTAGACAAGAACTGTCGTGAGGAGAAGGCCTCTGTCTGCGAGTTCAACATAGTCTAA
- the LOC109903735 gene encoding CUB domain-containing protein 1 — MRLTKKCARALLGIVTLLLNLSECLRMTVRPDKDATVTVSSSLLLPLEQCSVCKVNGTENDTQTTCHSSLALVPDEDVTLLFNCTEPPQSAFVIQIHRKIECTNDTCSPATGVAQPSLFSEFIRTLVWDLSVPEKTVMNLDFPVDRLKEMTESELCQDGYQYTVTRTNTEREVKTQTYCKNGLVAHLHIPSQATVSLQVPKGREVDSSIFTAKPIKKQSRMISVTPEPDTIVTISRNTKAKECSVCVGEGPTCNPKELVLRAARNTSVKFTCPQPQDVFSVEINREIDCTEITCSGNIVQTESSLFPDFNRTFTWDLKVPPGLSFQLDFPSPGMRQIPPSETCPDEHTYTIITYQRTGLATIGIFCPGGSITRIQVLYKGRVSLQVPGDRKLEPLDFKVTVGPEIKMLAVVKVNLPRGVSDTDFLSANYPRGFPDDDLMRWDFTVPGMHNYTVNFLNHTESLCQKKEVMVMYHKARGKVGIQKTLADPQPTHRQGSFTMTLFNCETDRTKPGLSLKFRVSVMRSGHPVLCTVNLSEDEGLVLHFEKRGSDPYCEMRKDSVLQEKITVPSGTKARLSFLDCPSEDLRLTAVKTIGCRSLDSCSVTGTLLTVPKMPTCLPTLLQSLTWHLIIPVYGTVDLLSPTGNLRQSLPGQECNGSVSLHVAEGDGSSIGYFCSEGIIRKIQVHSNVSITATAKDLSLIQGPFLNVSFSEKISDSIIYTVQPGMGSPALLATPNWPSGMKPYSTVSWIINLPGHLQADLLLTNISQPKCGKGHTFIKVQTLGSPEELLSRKEDKEAEDKLMVPESFYLNMSNCMPENGHFSVLSKVTLQKTSQLLLSGILGAVGAVLLLMLIVLTVFLVFRKKKRAMVKEASICIGKGNIFIPGDHVFPKTRSDSESHVYASIEDTMVYSHLLREPSYVGAIQDHFQGQPVDTYRTFMALQDGVPEITETAAEHEPELVPEMDEYRPFLDPSETFIPSRPRTPIDRQDSMGFMDRRMVDNELYTFKSTGDINTIRLSGANQILDPETIDSKGEESI; from the exons ATGCGGCTCACAAAAAAATGCGCTCGAGCGCTCCTGGGAATTGTGACTTTACTCCTCAACCTGTCAG AATGTCTGCGCATGACCGTCCGCCCTGACAAAGATGCTACTGTGACTGTGTCGTCCTCACTGCTCCTTCCATTGGAACAGTGCTCCGTATGCAAGGTCAATGGCACTGAGAATGACACCCAGACGACCTGTCACTCATCGCTGGCCCTGGTCCCCGATGAGGATGTCACCTTGCTCTTCAACTGCACTGAACCACCACAAAGTGCTTTCGTCATCCAGATCCACAGGAAAATCG AATGCACCAATGACACCTGCAGCCCTGCCACAGGTGTGGCTCAGCCTTCCCTCTTCTCAGAGTTCATTAGAACACTCGTCTGGGATCTAAGTGTGCCGGAGAAGACCGTTATGAATTTGGACTTCCCTGTTGACAGGCTGAAGGAGATGACTGAATCAGAGTTGTGTCAAGATGGCTACCAGTACACTGTAACCAGGACCAACACTGAACGAGAGGTCAAAACTCAGACATACTGCAAGAATGGCCTCGTGGCTCACCTTCATATACCGAGCCAAGCCACGGTGTCTTTGCAAGTTCCAAAAGGCAGAGAGGTGGATTCCTCTATATTTACGGCCAAACCAATAAAGAAAC AGAGCCGGATGATCTCCGTGACTCCAGAGCCAGACACTATCGTCACCATCAGCAGAAACACCAAAGCCAaagagtgcagtgtgtgtgttggggaggggcCTACCTGCAACCCCAAAGAACTCGTCCTGAGAGCTGCCCGCAACACCTCTGTGAAGTTCACCTGCCCACAGCCACAAGATGTCTTCAGTGTGGAGATCAACAGGGAGATTG ATTGTACAGAGATCACCTGCAGCGGGAACATCGTCCAGACGGAGTCCTCCCTCTTCCCAGACTTCAACAGAACCTTCACCTGGGACCTGAAAGTTCCACCTGGCCTTTCCTTCCAGCTGGACTTCCCATCGCCGGGAATGAGACAGATTCCACCCTCTGAGACCTGTCCTGACGAGCATACCTACACCATCATCACGTACCAGCGTACCGGGCTCGCCACCATCGGCATTTTTTGCCCAGGCGGCAGCATCACTAGGATTCAGGTGTTGTACAAGGGCCGGGTGTCCCTGCAGGTCCCTGGGGACAGGAAGCTGGAGCCGCTGGACTTCAAGGTCACCGTCGGACCGGAAATTAAAA TGCTGGCTGTGGTAAAAGTCAACCTACCTCGAGGGGTGTCAGATACAGACTTCCTCTCAGCCAACTACCCTAGAGGTTTCCCTGATGACGACCTGATGAGGTGGGACTTCACGGTGCCCGGCATGCATAACTACACGGTTAACTTCCTGAATCACACAGAGTCTCTTTGCCAGAAGAAGGAAGTGATGGTGATGTACCACAAGGCGCGTGGGAAGGTGGGCATCCAGAAGACCCTGGCGGACCCCCAGCCAACACACAGGCAGGGCAGCTTCACCATGACCCTATTTAACTGTGAGACAGACAGGACCAAACCGGGCCTGTCCCTCAAATTTAGAGTCTCAGTGATGAGGAGCGGCCATCCAG TTCTCTGCACTGTAAATCTGTCAGAGGATGAAGGGCTAGTCCTCCACTTTGAGAAGAGGGGATCTGACCCCTACTGTGAGATGAGGAAGGACTCTGTGCTCCAGGAGAAGATCACTGTTCCCTCAGGGACCAAAGCCAGGCTTTCTTTCCTGGACTGTCCAAGTGAAGACCTACGTCTGACAGCTGTTAAAACCATAG GATGCCGGAGTTTAGACTCGTGCTCCGTGACTGGGACTCTCCTCACGGTCCCTAAAATGCCGACGTGCCTCCCTACGCTACTTCAAAGCCTCACCTGGCACCTCATTATCCCAGTATATGGCACCGTGGATTTACTGTCCCCCACAGGAAACCTCAGGCAGTCCCTGCCAGGACAGGAGTGCAATGGCAGTGTCTCCCTTCACGTAGCAGAGGGTGATGGGTCCTCCATTGGCTACTTCTGCTCCGAAGGCATCATTCGCAAAATCCAAGTGCACTCCAACGTCTCTATTACTGCCACAGCGAAGGACCTTAGCCTGATTCAAGGGCCTTTCCTCAATGTGTCCTTCAGTGAAAAAATCTCAG ACAGCATCATATATACAGTCCAGCCCGGAATGGGTTCCCCTGCCCTCCTGGCCACCCCAAACTGGCCCAGCGGCATGAAGCCATACTCCACCGTGTCCTGGATCATCAATCTGCCGGGCCACCTCCAGGCCGACCTGCTGTTGACCAACATCAGCCAGCCCAAGTGTGGCAAGGGGCACACGTTCATCAAGGTGCAGACCCTGGGCTCTCCAGAGGAGCTATTGAGTCGAAAGGAGGATAAGGAGGCAGAGGACAAGCTGATGGTCCCTGAGAGCTTCTACCTCAACATGTCCAACTGTATGCCGGAGAATGGACACTTCAGTGTGCTCAGCAAGGTTACCCTGCAGAAGACTAGCC agctGCTCCTGAGCGGCATCCTGGGTGCTGTGGGAGCAGTGCTGCTCCTTATGCTTATTGTGCTGACAGTCTTCTTGGTGTTCAG GAAGAAGAAAAGAGCGATGGTCAAAGAGGCTTCCATCTGCATAGGGAAAGGGAATATCTTCATCCCAGGCGATCATGTGTTCCCCAAAACTCGGTCGGACAGCGAGTCTCACGTTTACGCCTCCATCGAAGACACCATGGTGTACAGCCACCTGTTGCGTGAGCCCAGCTACGTGGGCGCCATCCAGGACCACTTCCAAGGACAGCCGGTCGACACCTATCGGACGTTCATGGCGCTCCAGGATGGAGTGCCAGAGATCACAGAGACAGCTGCAGAACATGAGCCTGAACTGGTGCCTGAGATGGACGAGTACAGACCTTTCCTGGACCCGTCGGAAACCTTCATCCCGTCGAGACCTCGCACGCCCATTGACCGCCAGGACAGCATGGGCTTCATGGACCGCAGGATGGTAGACAATGAGCTCTACACGTTCAAGAGCACTGGGGACATTAATACGATTAGACTGTCGGGGGCAAACCAAATCTTAGATCCAGAGACCATCGACTCGAAGGGGGAGGAATCCATTTAG